The proteins below are encoded in one region of Clostridium pasteurianum DSM 525 = ATCC 6013:
- the mtaB gene encoding tRNA (N(6)-L-threonylcarbamoyladenosine(37)-C(2))-methylthiotransferase MtaB has translation MKVAFITLGCRVNQYETEAMAEKFIKEGFKVVNHNDAADVYVINTCTVTNMGDRKSRQMISKVKKLNTEAVIAVVGCYSQIASEEISQIDGVDVILGTKNKGQIVYFVNRAINEKNQIIAVNDIFTDKNFEELNIEEYQDRTRAFLKIQDGCNRFCSYCLIPYARGGVCSKDPEKVLEEVNKLADHGFKEIILSGIHTASYGIDIEGDWNLVRLLEEIENIQGIDRVRIGSIDPTFFTEGVIEKIAALKKLCPHFHLSLQSGCDETLRRMNRKYTSEEYKNIVVELRENIEDVSITTDVIVGFPGEDESEFDSTYKFLSEIKLSKMHIFKYSPREGTKAAKMKEQVDGAIKELRSKTLIELNDKLEKEFINRFIGRKMKVLYEDNFKGINNLYEGYTPNYIKVISKCDNNICSEVLETKLLKMKDEHLIGEIL, from the coding sequence ATGAAGGTTGCCTTTATAACATTGGGATGTAGAGTAAATCAGTATGAAACTGAGGCTATGGCAGAAAAATTTATAAAAGAAGGTTTTAAAGTAGTAAACCATAATGATGCAGCAGATGTATATGTTATAAATACATGTACAGTCACCAATATGGGAGATAGAAAGTCAAGGCAGATGATAAGCAAAGTTAAAAAATTAAATACAGAAGCTGTAATTGCTGTAGTAGGTTGTTATTCACAGATTGCTTCTGAGGAAATATCACAAATAGATGGAGTAGATGTTATTTTAGGTACCAAGAACAAAGGTCAAATTGTGTATTTTGTTAATAGAGCAATAAATGAAAAAAATCAAATTATAGCCGTAAATGATATTTTTACTGATAAGAATTTTGAAGAGCTTAATATAGAGGAATATCAAGATAGAACTAGAGCTTTTCTTAAAATACAGGATGGATGTAATAGATTTTGTTCTTATTGTTTAATTCCCTATGCTAGAGGTGGTGTATGCAGCAAAGATCCAGAAAAAGTACTGGAGGAGGTTAACAAATTAGCTGATCATGGATTTAAAGAGATTATCTTATCAGGAATACATACAGCCTCTTATGGGATAGATATAGAAGGAGATTGGAATCTTGTAAGATTACTGGAAGAGATAGAGAATATACAAGGGATTGATAGAGTGAGAATTGGTTCTATTGATCCTACCTTTTTCACAGAAGGAGTTATTGAAAAGATAGCTGCTTTAAAAAAGTTATGCCCTCATTTTCATCTTTCTCTTCAAAGTGGTTGTGATGAAACTCTACGCAGAATGAATAGAAAATATACCTCAGAGGAATATAAAAATATAGTAGTAGAACTTAGAGAAAATATTGAAGATGTATCTATAACTACAGATGTAATTGTAGGTTTCCCAGGAGAAGATGAAAGTGAATTTGATAGTACTTATAAATTTTTAAGTGAAATAAAATTATCAAAAATGCACATATTCAAATATAGTCCAAGGGAAGGAACTAAAGCTGCTAAAATGAAAGAGCAGGTAGATGGGGCTATAAAGGAATTGAGGAGTAAAACATTAATTGAATTGAATGATAAGCTTGAAAAAGAATTTATTAATAGATTTATTGGTAGAAAAATGAAGGTTCTCTATGAAGATAATTTTAAAGGTATTAATAATTTATATGAAGGCTATACTCCAAATTACATAAAAGTAATTTCTAAATGTGATAATAATATATGCTCAGAGGTTCTAGAAACAAAATTACTTAAAATGAAGGATGAGCATTTAATAGGAGAGATTTTATAG
- a CDS encoding 16S rRNA (uracil(1498)-N(3))-methyltransferase, with protein sequence MHKFFVPENNMDGKIATITGDDVKHIYKVLRLKAGDKININNYKGKEFVAEIRSIDKAAVICNIIEEVNADNESSIKIHLYQALPKASKMELIIQKATELGVISIIPVITKRVVVKNEFGESKKIDRWNKIALEACKQSKRTLIPKVKNTIDFNEFLEEVKEFDLIVVPYENEKNHGIKNMISNIRDRYITNVAIMVGPEGGFEDEEIKRLEEVGAYIVTLGPRILRTETAGFVCSSLIMYELGDIGGEIQ encoded by the coding sequence ATGCATAAGTTTTTTGTGCCTGAAAATAATATGGATGGAAAGATTGCAACTATTACAGGAGATGATGTTAAGCATATTTACAAAGTATTAAGACTCAAAGCCGGAGACAAGATAAATATAAATAATTATAAAGGAAAAGAATTTGTTGCAGAAATAAGGTCTATAGATAAGGCTGCTGTTATTTGTAATATAATAGAAGAAGTTAATGCTGACAACGAAAGTAGCATAAAGATTCATTTATATCAAGCCCTTCCAAAGGCTTCAAAAATGGAACTTATAATTCAAAAAGCTACAGAACTTGGAGTTATTTCAATAATACCTGTTATAACGAAAAGAGTTGTTGTAAAAAATGAATTCGGTGAATCAAAAAAAATAGATAGATGGAATAAAATAGCTTTGGAAGCTTGTAAACAGAGTAAGAGAACTCTTATACCTAAAGTTAAAAATACTATTGATTTTAATGAATTCTTAGAGGAAGTGAAAGAATTTGACTTAATAGTTGTTCCCTATGAGAACGAAAAAAATCATGGTATTAAAAATATGATTTCAAACATAAGAGACAGATATATAACCAACGTAGCTATAATGGTTGGTCCGGAAGGCGGTTTCGAAGATGAAGAGATAAAGCGTTTAGAAGAAGTTGGTGCATATATAGTAACTTTAGGACCAAGGATATTGAGGACGGAAACGGCAGGGTTTGTATGCTCCTCTTTAATTATGTATGAGTTAGGAGATATTGGAGGGGAAATTCAATGA
- the prmA gene encoding 50S ribosomal protein L11 methyltransferase, which produces MEKDWLEVSIITSSEAVEAVNGILYNTDVKGVSIEDPNDIEFKKKHPGDWDYFDETLLTVKDGTTIKAYYKEGKNFNEYIEYIKKSINNLSEFGIDKGAGIVTVNTVNEADWENNWKKYYKPTKVGARVVVKPIWENYIKKDHQLVVELDPGMAFGTGTHETTRMCVQALERYVEDDYTVFDIGTGSGILAITAAKLNTKKVTGVDLDPVAVDSARENIKYNDLSNIEILHGDLMEVVQGKANIVIANIIAEVIMLLTPDVPKFLEKGGYFISSGIIKDRAEEVISTLKKNRFDILEVNNQGEWICIVAQL; this is translated from the coding sequence TTGGAAAAAGATTGGTTAGAAGTAAGTATAATCACCAGTAGCGAAGCTGTAGAAGCTGTTAATGGAATACTATACAATACAGATGTTAAAGGAGTTTCTATCGAAGATCCTAATGACATAGAATTTAAAAAGAAGCATCCAGGGGATTGGGATTATTTTGATGAAACATTGTTGACAGTGAAAGATGGAACTACCATAAAGGCGTATTATAAGGAAGGCAAAAATTTTAATGAATACATAGAGTATATAAAAAAATCTATAAATAATCTAAGTGAATTTGGTATAGATAAAGGAGCGGGAATTGTAACTGTAAATACAGTAAATGAAGCTGATTGGGAAAATAATTGGAAGAAGTATTATAAACCAACAAAGGTTGGAGCTAGAGTTGTAGTAAAACCCATTTGGGAGAATTACATAAAAAAAGATCATCAACTTGTTGTGGAATTAGATCCAGGAATGGCTTTTGGAACAGGTACTCACGAAACCACAAGAATGTGTGTTCAGGCATTGGAAAGATATGTGGAAGATGATTATACTGTATTTGATATAGGAACTGGTTCTGGAATACTTGCCATTACTGCTGCAAAGTTAAATACTAAAAAGGTTACTGGTGTAGATTTGGATCCTGTGGCTGTGGATTCAGCAAGAGAAAATATAAAATATAATGATTTAAGTAATATTGAGATTTTACATGGTGATCTTATGGAAGTAGTTCAAGGCAAAGCTAATATAGTGATAGCCAATATAATAGCTGAAGTAATAATGCTATTGACTCCAGATGTACCTAAATTTTTGGAAAAGGGAGGATATTTTATTTCCTCTGGTATAATAAAAGATAGAGCTGAAGAAGTTATTTCCACCCTTAAGAAAAATAGATTTGATATACTTGAAGTAAATAACCAAGGTGAATGGATATGTATAGTGGCTCAGCTTTAA
- the dnaJ gene encoding molecular chaperone DnaJ — MAKKDFYEVLGLQKGASEDEIKKAFRKLAIKYHPDKNKGNKEAEEKFKEINEAYQVLSDPQKRAQYDQFGTADFNGAGAGGYGGFDGGGFDFSDLGDIFGSFFGGGFSQGGGRRPNAPQRGNDMEYSINLTFEEAVFGVDKEISITRSETCDTCHGSGAKPGTSPKTCDKCHGSGRIRVQRNTPLGSFVSETTCDKCGGKGTIISDPCHTCHGSGVQRKKRKITVKIPAGVDTGNVIPLRGHGEHGKNGGPAGDLYINIRVMPHKTFKRQNFDIFIDSHISFVEATLGIELKVPTIDGDVKYAVPAGTQPGTRFRLKGKGVPRVNGSGRGDQYVRVIVDIPKGLNEKQKEALEMFEEASGGKSETSGKKSSFYDKLKHGFK; from the coding sequence ATGGCAAAAAAGGATTTTTATGAGGTACTTGGTTTACAGAAGGGTGCCAGTGAGGATGAGATCAAAAAGGCTTTTAGAAAGCTTGCAATAAAATATCATCCTGATAAAAATAAAGGAAACAAGGAAGCCGAAGAAAAATTTAAAGAGATAAATGAAGCTTATCAGGTTTTATCAGATCCTCAAAAAAGAGCACAATATGATCAATTTGGAACAGCTGATTTCAATGGAGCAGGTGCTGGTGGATATGGAGGTTTTGATGGAGGAGGTTTTGACTTCTCAGATTTAGGAGATATATTTGGGTCATTCTTTGGTGGTGGATTTTCACAAGGGGGAGGACGAAGGCCTAATGCTCCTCAGAGGGGAAATGATATGGAATACTCCATAAATTTAACCTTTGAAGAAGCGGTTTTTGGGGTAGATAAGGAAATATCTATTACTAGAAGTGAAACTTGTGATACCTGTCATGGATCTGGTGCGAAACCTGGAACTTCTCCAAAAACCTGTGATAAATGTCACGGCTCTGGACGCATAAGAGTTCAAAGGAATACACCTCTTGGAAGTTTTGTTAGTGAAACAACCTGTGATAAATGCGGAGGTAAAGGAACTATAATTTCAGATCCTTGTCATACCTGTCATGGATCTGGTGTTCAGAGAAAAAAGAGAAAAATAACGGTAAAGATACCAGCAGGAGTAGATACTGGAAATGTAATACCATTAAGAGGCCATGGAGAACACGGAAAAAATGGAGGTCCTGCTGGAGACTTATATATAAATATAAGAGTAATGCCTCATAAGACCTTTAAAAGACAAAATTTTGATATATTTATAGATAGTCATATATCTTTTGTGGAAGCTACATTGGGAATTGAACTTAAGGTGCCAACTATAGACGGAGATGTAAAATATGCGGTTCCAGCAGGTACTCAGCCGGGAACAAGATTTAGACTTAAAGGTAAAGGCGTACCTAGAGTTAATGGAAGCGGAAGAGGAGATCAATATGTAAGAGTCATAGTAGATATACCAAAGGGGTTAAATGAAAAACAGAAAGAGGCTCTTGAGATGTTTGAAGAAGCTAGTGGTGGAAAATCTGAAACTAGTGGTAAAAAGTCTTCATTTTACGATAAATTAAAGCATGGATTTAAATAA
- the dnaK gene encoding molecular chaperone DnaK has translation MSKVIGIDLGTTNSCVAVMEGGDPVVIANAEGARTTPSVVSFQKDGERLVGQVAKRQAITNPDKTIISIKRHMGTGYKVNIDGKEHTPQEISAFILQKLKADAEAYLGETVTQAVITVPAYFNDSQRQATKDAGKIAGLEVLRIINEPTAASLAYGLDKMDTNQKIFVYDLGGGTFDVSILELGDGVFEVKATNGNTRLGGDDFDNKVMDYIADTFKAENGIDLRNDKMALQRLKEAAEKAKIELSSSTQTNINLPFITADATGPKHIDLNLTRAKFNELTSQLVADTIEPMKKALADAGLSIGDIDKILLVGGSTRIPAVQEAVKEFTGKDPSKGVNPDECVAVGAAIQAGVLTGDVKDVLLLDVTPLTLGIETFGNVATPLIERNTTIPTRKSQVFSTAADGQTSVEIHVVQGERPMANDNKTLGRFTLSGIAPAPRGVPQIEVTFDIDANGIVNVSAKDKGTGKEANITITASTNLSDDEIDKAVKEAEKYAEEDKKRKESIEVKNNADQIVYQTEKTLKDLGDKVSAEDKSSIEAKLEEVKKVKDGEDIEAIKKATQELTDAFYAVSSKIYSAAQGAEGAQGTAGAAGAGTENNEEKKDDNVVDADYKVDEDK, from the coding sequence ATGTCAAAGGTAATAGGTATTGACTTAGGAACAACAAACTCATGTGTTGCAGTTATGGAGGGAGGAGATCCTGTTGTTATAGCAAATGCAGAAGGGGCAAGAACTACTCCATCTGTAGTATCATTTCAAAAAGATGGTGAAAGACTAGTTGGTCAGGTTGCAAAAAGACAGGCAATTACAAATCCTGATAAGACAATAATATCCATAAAGAGACACATGGGTACTGGTTATAAGGTTAATATAGATGGAAAAGAACATACACCACAGGAAATTTCAGCTTTCATACTTCAAAAGTTAAAAGCAGATGCTGAAGCTTATTTAGGTGAAACAGTTACTCAGGCAGTTATAACTGTACCAGCATATTTTAATGACAGTCAAAGACAGGCAACAAAAGATGCTGGAAAAATAGCTGGCCTCGAAGTATTGAGAATAATAAATGAGCCTACAGCAGCTTCTCTTGCATATGGTCTTGATAAAATGGATACAAATCAAAAGATATTTGTTTATGACCTTGGCGGTGGTACTTTTGATGTATCTATACTAGAATTAGGAGATGGAGTTTTTGAAGTAAAAGCTACTAATGGTAATACACGTCTTGGTGGAGATGACTTTGATAATAAAGTTATGGATTATATAGCTGATACTTTTAAAGCTGAGAATGGTATAGATTTAAGAAATGATAAAATGGCACTTCAAAGATTAAAAGAAGCTGCTGAAAAAGCTAAGATAGAATTATCATCTTCTACTCAAACTAATATAAATTTACCATTTATAACTGCAGATGCTACTGGTCCTAAGCATATAGATCTTAATCTTACAAGAGCAAAATTCAATGAATTAACTAGTCAACTAGTTGCAGATACAATAGAACCAATGAAAAAAGCACTTGCTGATGCAGGACTTAGCATAGGTGATATTGATAAAATATTACTTGTAGGTGGATCTACAAGAATTCCAGCAGTACAGGAAGCTGTTAAAGAATTTACAGGCAAAGATCCTTCAAAGGGCGTTAATCCAGATGAATGTGTTGCAGTAGGTGCAGCTATTCAAGCAGGTGTTTTAACTGGAGATGTTAAAGATGTATTACTTCTTGATGTAACACCATTAACACTTGGAATTGAGACTTTTGGAAATGTTGCTACTCCATTAATAGAGAGAAACACTACTATACCTACAAGAAAGAGTCAGGTATTCTCAACAGCAGCAGATGGTCAGACTTCCGTTGAAATACACGTAGTTCAAGGTGAAAGGCCAATGGCTAATGATAATAAGACTCTTGGCAGATTTACATTGTCAGGAATTGCTCCAGCACCAAGAGGAGTTCCTCAAATAGAAGTTACATTTGATATAGATGCAAATGGTATAGTAAATGTTTCTGCAAAGGATAAGGGAACTGGAAAAGAAGCTAATATAACAATAACTGCATCAACAAACCTTAGTGATGATGAAATAGATAAGGCTGTTAAGGAAGCAGAAAAATATGCTGAAGAAGATAAGAAGAGAAAAGAATCTATAGAAGTAAAGAACAATGCAGATCAAATTGTTTATCAGACAGAAAAGACATTAAAGGATCTTGGAGATAAGGTTTCTGCTGAAGATAAATCCAGCATTGAAGCAAAACTTGAAGAAGTAAAAAAAGTTAAAGACGGTGAAGATATAGAAGCTATAAAGAAAGCTACACAGGAATTAACTGATGCCTTCTATGCTGTTTCTTCAAAAATATATTCAGCAGCTCAAGGAGCAGAAGGAGCACAGGGAACAGCTGGTGCGGCAGGTGCAGGAACTGAAAATAATGAAGAAAAGAAAGATGACAATGTAGTAGATGCTGATTATAAAGTAGATGAAGATAAATAA
- the grpE gene encoding nucleotide exchange factor GrpE — MSDINNIDKETNENLKNEEVNETLKDKQNADSSEILEDEQKLEDEEFEELQEDASSKDKELEEMKILNSKLKDENEKLKNELDTVKERLLRTVAEYENYRNRTAKEKEGIYSDACADVLKDILPALDNMERASSIDGSVEDLKKGIEMTVRQFKDSLTKLGVEEIDSSGEFDPNVHNAVMHIEDESLGENSIAEVLQKGYKKADKVIRYSMVKVAN; from the coding sequence ATGTCTGATATTAATAATATTGACAAAGAGACTAATGAAAACTTGAAGAATGAAGAGGTAAATGAAACTTTGAAAGATAAGCAGAATGCTGATTCATCTGAAATCCTTGAAGATGAGCAAAAACTTGAAGATGAAGAATTTGAAGAGTTACAAGAAGATGCCTCATCTAAAGATAAGGAGCTTGAAGAAATGAAGATATTGAACAGTAAGCTTAAGGATGAAAATGAAAAGTTAAAAAATGAATTGGACACAGTTAAAGAAAGACTTCTAAGAACTGTAGCTGAATATGAAAACTACAGAAACAGGACAGCTAAGGAAAAAGAGGGAATATATTCAGATGCTTGTGCTGATGTACTAAAAGATATATTACCAGCTCTTGATAATATGGAAAGGGCTTCTTCTATTGATGGTAGTGTGGAAGATTTAAAAAAGGGAATTGAAATGACAGTGAGACAGTTTAAGGATTCTCTTACAAAGCTTGGAGTAGAAGAAATAGATTCCAGCGGGGAATTTGACCCAAATGTACACAATGCAGTTATGCATATAGAAGATGAAAGCCTTGGAGAAAACAGTATAGCTGAAGTACTTCAAAAAGGATATAAAAAGGCAGATAAAGTTATAAGATACAGTATGGTTAAAGTCGCAAATTAA
- the hrcA gene encoding heat-inducible transcriptional repressor HrcA: MDGIDGRKLKILSAIINDYINTAEPVGSRTIAKKYDLGISSATIRNEMADLEDMGYIEQLHSSSGRKPSDKGYRFYVDQIMQVSKLSPQEEYMIKSQLIDFALFEVDRLIRQATVLLSELTKLISVVKTPSVEESRIKSIQLIGIDNFSIVSVIVTDSGLIKNNIIKVKNPLDNKVLNKINNLLNLRLRDLSINMINLEVINNLKRDLYGYEDIFDAIIPHLYDSLNSKSNNSEVYFEGITNILDYPEFKDIERAREILSFVDDVSNIKNILDNKSKISIRIGHENYIPGVRDCSIISAVYSLGERQLGSIGVIGPTRIPYSKVVSILTKVTKELNKNINKIYFDDD; encoded by the coding sequence ATGGATGGGATTGATGGTAGAAAACTAAAGATACTCAGTGCAATAATAAATGATTATATAAATACAGCAGAGCCAGTAGGTTCAAGAACTATAGCCAAGAAATATGACTTAGGTATAAGTTCTGCTACTATAAGAAATGAAATGGCAGATCTTGAGGATATGGGATATATAGAACAGCTTCATAGTTCCTCAGGGAGAAAACCGTCAGATAAAGGTTATAGATTTTATGTTGATCAAATTATGCAGGTTTCAAAATTATCACCACAAGAAGAGTATATGATAAAGAGTCAGCTTATTGATTTTGCATTATTTGAAGTTGATAGACTCATACGTCAAGCCACTGTTTTACTATCAGAGCTTACAAAATTAATAAGTGTTGTCAAAACTCCATCTGTGGAAGAAAGCAGAATAAAGTCAATACAACTTATAGGTATAGATAATTTCAGTATTGTATCAGTTATTGTAACTGACAGTGGTCTTATAAAGAACAATATTATAAAAGTTAAAAATCCACTGGATAATAAAGTACTAAATAAGATAAATAATTTATTAAATTTAAGACTTAGAGATTTAAGTATAAATATGATAAATCTTGAAGTTATAAATAATCTTAAAAGGGATCTTTATGGTTATGAAGATATATTTGATGCAATTATTCCACATCTATATGACAGCTTAAATAGTAAAAGTAATAATTCAGAAGTGTATTTTGAAGGAATTACAAATATATTGGATTATCCTGAATTTAAGGATATAGAAAGAGCTAGAGAGATTTTATCTTTTGTAGATGATGTCAGTAATATAAAAAATATTTTAGATAATAAATCTAAAATATCTATACGTATTGGTCATGAAAATTATATTCCAGGTGTAAGAGATTGCAGTATTATATCTGCAGTTTACAGCTTAGGGGAAAGACAACTTGGCTCAATAGGTGTAATAGGCCCAACCAGAATTCCTTATTCAAAGGTTGTTTCTATATTAACAAAGGTAACAAAAGAATTGAACAAAAACATTAATAAGATTTATTTTGATGATGATTAG
- the hemW gene encoding radical SAM family heme chaperone HemW: MEKTALYIHIPFCKQKCLYCDFPSFANNENLMEQYIIALNIEIKKVADKKISTIFIGGGTPTYLNLQCLKNLKEILKNLNLSKQVEFTIEGNPGTFTKEKLKVLKDMGVNRLSIGLQSVQDSLLKTLGRIHNYNDFLNSYNMSRSMGFNNINIDLMFGLPGQNVEMWKHSLEVIVDLNPEHLSCYSLILEKGTPFFNKYDEMDLPDEDVVSEMYSITKEFLSKNGYFQYEISNFSKKGLECKHNLTYWNLQNYIGIGSGAHSYYDGIRYRNESNVKKYIQLIKEDNTAVVENYTNTLEDEMEEFIFLGLRKIKGISIEEFKNRFRKDIFSIYSDVIEKYQSLHMLIVEEDRMYFSPRGMEISNYILSDFINI; this comes from the coding sequence ATGGAAAAAACCGCCTTATACATTCATATACCTTTCTGTAAACAAAAATGTTTATATTGTGATTTTCCTTCTTTCGCCAATAATGAAAATTTAATGGAACAGTATATTATAGCATTGAATATAGAAATAAAAAAAGTTGCAGATAAAAAAATATCAACAATTTTTATAGGTGGGGGAACTCCCACCTATTTAAATTTACAATGTTTAAAAAATTTAAAAGAAATTTTAAAAAATTTAAATTTATCTAAACAAGTAGAATTTACAATAGAAGGGAATCCTGGAACATTTACAAAAGAGAAACTTAAAGTTTTAAAAGATATGGGAGTAAATAGACTCAGTATAGGTCTTCAGTCAGTACAGGACAGTTTACTAAAAACTTTAGGAAGAATACATAATTATAATGATTTCTTAAATAGTTATAATATGTCTAGAAGTATGGGTTTTAATAATATAAATATAGATTTGATGTTTGGTCTTCCTGGACAGAATGTTGAAATGTGGAAACATTCTTTAGAAGTTATAGTTGATTTAAATCCGGAACATTTATCTTGCTATAGTCTTATATTAGAAAAGGGCACTCCTTTTTTTAATAAATATGATGAAATGGATTTACCAGATGAGGATGTTGTAAGTGAAATGTATTCTATTACAAAAGAGTTTTTAAGTAAAAATGGATATTTTCAATACGAAATTTCTAATTTTTCAAAGAAGGGTTTAGAATGTAAACATAATCTTACCTATTGGAATTTACAAAATTATATTGGAATAGGTTCGGGAGCACATTCATATTATGATGGAATAAGGTATAGAAATGAATCTAATGTAAAAAAATATATACAATTGATTAAAGAAGATAATACTGCAGTAGTAGAAAATTATACTAATACATTAGAAGATGAAATGGAGGAATTCATATTCCTTGGACTTAGAAAAATTAAAGGGATTTCTATAGAAGAATTTAAAAATAGATTTAGAAAGGATATATTTTCTATTTACAGCGATGTTATAGAAAAGTATCAATCTCTGCATATGCTAATTGTTGAAGAAGATAGAATGTATTTTTCACCAAGAGGAATGGAAATATCAAATTATATACTGAGTGATTTTATTAATATATAA
- the lepA gene encoding translation elongation factor 4 codes for MQSKREQNIRNFCIVAHIDHGKSTLADRLLEKTGTLTQREMEQQVLDNMELERERGITIKSQAARLVYRRENGEEYILNLIDTPGHVDFNYEVSRSLAACEGAILVVDATQGIQAQTLANCYLAVDHGLEVVPVINKIDLPSARPDEIKQEIEDVIGIEASDAPLISAKTGLNVEDVLEAVIDKIPAPDGDEDAPLKALIFDSYYDSYKGVVSYIRVKDGIVKAGTKIKLMATGKQYEVTEVGVFVPNFYPIKELRAGDVGYVTASIKNVRDARVGDTMTEIGKGAVEPLPGYRPAIPMVYSGIYPVDGAKYGELKEALEKLQVNDAALNFEPETSIALGFGFRCGFLGLLHMEIIQERIEREFNLDIITTAPSVIYKVTKTDDTILEITNPTNLPETSEIKFMEEPIVKASIITPSDYVGAIMELCQDRRGTFIDMQYIETTRVMLNYKMPLNEIIYDFFDVLKSKSRGYASFDYELDGYTQTKLVKLDIMLNGDVVDALSMIVPEERAYNRGRSIAEKLKEIIPRQMFEIPIQAAVGAKIIARETVKALRKDVLAKCYGGDISRKKKLLEKQKEGKKRMRQVGSVEVPQEAFMSILKVD; via the coding sequence ATGCAAAGCAAAAGAGAACAAAATATAAGAAATTTTTGCATAGTTGCTCATATAGATCACGGAAAATCTACACTTGCAGATAGATTATTGGAAAAGACAGGAACCCTTACTCAAAGAGAGATGGAACAGCAAGTGCTTGATAATATGGAGCTTGAGAGAGAAAGAGGTATAACTATAAAATCTCAGGCAGCAAGACTTGTGTATAGAAGAGAAAATGGAGAGGAATATATATTGAATTTAATTGATACTCCAGGACATGTAGATTTTAATTATGAAGTATCTAGAAGCCTTGCTGCCTGTGAAGGAGCTATATTAGTTGTAGATGCCACTCAAGGGATACAGGCTCAAACTCTTGCTAATTGCTATTTAGCTGTAGATCATGGTCTTGAAGTGGTACCAGTTATAAACAAAATAGATTTACCCAGTGCAAGACCAGATGAGATAAAACAGGAAATAGAAGATGTAATTGGAATAGAGGCATCAGATGCACCTCTTATTTCAGCTAAAACAGGGTTGAATGTGGAAGATGTTTTAGAAGCTGTAATAGATAAGATACCAGCTCCCGACGGAGATGAAGATGCACCATTAAAAGCTCTTATATTTGATTCCTATTATGACAGTTATAAAGGTGTGGTAAGCTATATTAGAGTTAAAGACGGTATTGTAAAAGCTGGAACCAAAATAAAACTTATGGCTACAGGGAAGCAGTATGAAGTTACAGAGGTGGGGGTTTTTGTACCTAATTTTTATCCTATAAAAGAACTTAGGGCAGGAGATGTTGGATATGTAACAGCTTCAATTAAGAATGTAAGAGATGCAAGAGTAGGAGACACAATGACTGAGATTGGAAAGGGTGCCGTAGAGCCATTACCTGGTTATAGACCAGCTATACCTATGGTATATAGTGGTATTTATCCTGTGGATGGAGCTAAATATGGTGAACTTAAAGAAGCATTGGAAAAACTTCAAGTAAATGATGCGGCTTTAAATTTTGAACCAGAAACTTCTATAGCCTTGGGATTTGGTTTTAGATGCGGTTTTCTTGGACTCCTCCATATGGAAATAATTCAAGAAAGAATAGAAAGAGAATTTAATCTTGATATTATAACTACGGCTCCATCAGTAATATATAAAGTTACAAAGACAGATGATACTATTTTAGAGATAACAAATCCAACAAATTTACCAGAGACTTCTGAGATAAAATTTATGGAAGAGCCTATAGTTAAGGCTTCCATAATTACTCCATCTGATTATGTTGGAGCTATTATGGAACTTTGCCAGGATAGAAGAGGAACTTTTATAGATATGCAGTATATAGAAACTACAAGAGTTATGCTAAACTATAAAATGCCTTTAAATGAAATTATATACGATTTTTTTGATGTATTAAAATCAAAGAGTAGAGGATATGCATCTTTTGATTATGAACTTGATGGATACACTCAAACTAAATTGGTAAAATTGGATATAATGCTAAATGGAGATGTGGTAGATGCTCTTTCAATGATTGTACCAGAAGAGAGAGCTTACAATAGGGGAAGAAGTATAGCTGAAAAGTTAAAGGAAATAATACCAAGGCAGATGTTTGAAATACCTATACAAGCAGCAGTAGGAGCAAAGATTATTGCAAGGGAGACAGTAAAGGCACTTAGAAAGGACGTACTTGCTAAATGTTATGGTGGAGATATAAGCAGAAAGAAAAAGCTTCTTGAAAAACAAAAAGAAGGTAAAAAGAGAATGAGACAGGTGGGAAGTGTGGAAGTTCCTCAAGAAGCATTTATGTCTATACTAAAAGTAGACTGA